One segment of Cyprinus carpio isolate SPL01 chromosome B20, ASM1834038v1, whole genome shotgun sequence DNA contains the following:
- the LOC109108858 gene encoding putative E3 ubiquitin-protein ligase UBR7, which translates to MAANVGEEEATVSLVDVLEEDEELENEASAVLGGSDSEKCSYPEGYVKRQALYACNTCTPKGGEPAGICLACSYKCHEGHDLFELYTKRNFRCDCGNDKFGEMECKLFADKEKVNSGNKYSHNFFGLYCTCDRPYPDPEDEAPDEMIQCIVCEDWFHGRHLGCVVPDCVELQEMICESCMNKTPFLWNYAADIAVPPITKVSPCKGEEDVKVELENDGEEKKINNENLKSPVDEKVQVNGTSTCKRKHQEEAEGSSEEGSCSGCRLREMKASGRSRTLQGAVFWPSAWRTKLCTCTDCKVLYTDAGVSFLMDEMDTVLAYENKGKSTMQAEQAGGAEGRDPLMSALNNLNRVQQLEIIHEYNDMKTELKDYLQTFAAEGKVVTPEDIRHFFEQQQSRKRRRANTGQYYCS; encoded by the exons ATGGCGGCAAATGTTGGAGAGGAGGAGGCTACTGTATCTCTGGTGGACGTCTTGGAGGAGGATGAAGAACTGGAGAATGAAGCCTCCGCTGTTCTTGGAGGGAGTGATTCAGAGAAATGCTCGTATCCAGAG GGATATGTGAAGCGCCAGGCGCTGTATGCCTGCAACACCTGCACACCAAAGGGAGGAGAGCCAGCTGGCATCTGTCTGGCATGCTCCTACAAGTGCCATGAAGGCCATGACCTTTTTGAGCTATATACCAAGAG AAATTTTCGATGTGACTGTGGAAACGACAAGTTTGGGGAAATGGAGTGCAAGCTATTTGCG GATAAAGAGAAAGTGAATTCAGGGAACAAATACAGCCATAATTTTTTTGGCTTGTATTGCACATGTGACAGACCCTACCCAGATCCAGAGGATGAG GCTCCAGATGAGATGATTCAGTGTATTGTGTGTGAGGACTGGTTCCATGGTCGG cATTTAGGCTGCGTAGTGCCAGACTGCGTGGAGCTGCAAGAGATGATCTGCGAGTCGTGCATGAATAAAACTCCTTTCCTTTGGAACTATGCTGCAGATATTGCAG TGCCACCCATTACAAAAGTAAGTCCATGCAAAGGAGAGGAGGATGTGAAGGTGGAGTTAGAAAATGATGGAGAGGAGAAGAAAATTAACAATGAGAACCTGAAGAGCCCTGTTGATGAGAAG GTGCAGGTCAACGGGACATCCACCTGTAAACGGAAACACCAGGAAGAAGCTGAAGGCTCTTCAGAGGAGGGTTCGTGCTCAGGTTGCAGGCTGAGAGAGATGAAGGCCTCGGGGAGGAGCCGGACTCTACAGGGCGCAGTGTTCTGGCCGTCTGCCTGGCGCACAAAACTCTGCACCTGCACCGACTGCAAG GTCCTCTATACAGATGCTGGAGTGTCTTTCCTTATGGATGAGATGGACACTGTCCTGGCGTATGAAAACAAGGGCAAGTCTACAATGCAGGCTGAGCAAGCAGGAGGGGCTGAGGGTCGGGACCCCTTGATGTCGGCCCTAAACAACTTAAATCGGGTTCAGCAGCTGGAGATTATCCATG AATATAATGACATGAAGACAGAGCTGAAGGACTACCTGCAGACATTTGCAGCAGAAGGAAAG GTGGTGACACCTGAGGACATCCGTCACTTCTTTGAACAGCAGCAAAGCCGCAAGAGACGAAGAGCCAACACAGGCCAATACTACTGCAGTTAA